The following coding sequences are from one Treponema parvum window:
- the aroF gene encoding 3-deoxy-7-phosphoheptulonate synthase, giving the protein MIIILKKDVPQKKVDDFIQSWKDRGFGIHLSKGESTTIVGLLGDTSKIEAETVAANDVVETVQRVSAPYKMASRSFHPQNTVIEVGSGQKGIDPCSIGGDIISVIAGPCSVESEDQIVEIAKEVKKSGARLLRGGAFKPRTSPYSFQGLGKQGIEFLINAKKETGLPVVTELMDARQLQYFDDVDIIQIGARNMQNFDLLKELGKTDKPILLKRGLCATVKEFLMSAEYIMASGNENIILCERGIRTFDNYTRNCLDISIIPYLKHVTHLPVVIDPSHACGTRWMIPTLSQTAVAAGCDGLEIEVHNHPDKALSDGEQALLPDAFDDMMKKLQKYAAIENRKV; this is encoded by the coding sequence ATGATAATCATACTAAAAAAAGATGTTCCGCAAAAAAAAGTTGACGACTTTATTCAGTCATGGAAGGACAGGGGTTTCGGGATTCACCTTTCCAAAGGAGAAAGCACTACGATAGTCGGCTTGCTCGGCGACACTTCAAAGATCGAGGCCGAAACCGTCGCCGCAAACGACGTAGTAGAAACCGTACAGCGGGTAAGCGCCCCGTACAAGATGGCAAGCCGTTCTTTTCATCCCCAAAATACCGTAATCGAGGTTGGCAGCGGACAAAAAGGAATTGATCCCTGCTCCATAGGCGGCGATATCATAAGCGTAATCGCAGGTCCCTGCTCGGTGGAATCGGAAGACCAGATCGTGGAGATCGCAAAAGAAGTAAAAAAATCAGGAGCGCGTCTTTTGCGCGGCGGCGCATTTAAACCGAGAACTTCGCCTTACAGCTTTCAGGGACTCGGCAAACAGGGAATAGAATTTTTAATAAACGCAAAAAAGGAAACGGGTCTTCCCGTCGTTACGGAATTGATGGATGCACGCCAGCTTCAGTATTTTGACGACGTAGACATAATACAAATCGGGGCGCGCAACATGCAGAATTTCGACCTTTTAAAAGAACTTGGAAAGACGGATAAACCGATCTTATTAAAACGCGGACTCTGCGCAACCGTAAAAGAGTTTCTCATGTCGGCGGAATACATCATGGCCAGCGGAAATGAAAACATAATCTTATGCGAACGCGGAATACGCACGTTCGACAACTACACGCGCAACTGTCTGGATATTTCCATAATTCCGTATTTAAAACACGTAACTCATCTTCCCGTAGTGATAGACCCCAGTCACGCATGCGGAACGCGCTGGATGATCCCGACGCTTTCACAAACCGCCGTAGCGGCAGGCTGCGACGGCCTTGAAATTGAAGTTCACAATCATCCAGACAAGGCGTTAAGCGACGGCGAGCAGGCGCTTTTGCCGGACGCATTTGACGATATGATGAAAAAACTGCAAAAATATGCGGCGATAGAAAATAGGAAGGTTTAA
- a CDS encoding DNA-binding domain-containing protein, translated as MLKYSLRENLLTAAPDDFMAQAQDVRSYTLDEIIDLMMQKGSTLTRADVAAVLQIYGEVCASLIADGSALNTPLVNTSLSISGVFNGANDSFDKKRHTVNLNMTAGTALKAAAGKIRCEKTGTASTDPYITEVKDVVSGKVNEVLTKGGVVQITGSRLKFDHKDAAQGIFFVPETGNPVRAAVIAENKPARLMAIIPADLEAGTYYIEVRTKMDTKGKALKTLKTGKFNKPLTVT; from the coding sequence ATGCTAAAGTACTCTCTTCGTGAAAACTTACTGACGGCTGCGCCGGACGACTTTATGGCGCAGGCACAGGATGTGCGCTCGTACACGCTTGACGAGATTATCGACTTGATGATGCAAAAAGGTTCCACGCTTACGAGAGCCGACGTCGCGGCGGTGCTGCAAATCTACGGTGAAGTGTGCGCCTCGCTCATTGCCGACGGCTCTGCCTTAAACACGCCGCTCGTGAACACATCTTTGAGCATATCGGGCGTGTTCAACGGAGCAAACGACTCTTTCGATAAAAAGCGGCACACGGTCAATTTGAACATGACGGCGGGAACGGCGCTCAAAGCCGCAGCCGGCAAAATCAGGTGCGAAAAGACCGGAACGGCAAGCACCGACCCGTACATTACCGAAGTAAAAGACGTGGTATCCGGCAAGGTGAACGAGGTTTTGACCAAAGGCGGCGTTGTGCAGATTACGGGAAGCAGGCTCAAGTTCGACCACAAGGACGCGGCGCAGGGCATCTTCTTTGTGCCGGAAACGGGGAATCCCGTGCGGGCAGCGGTTATCGCCGAAAACAAACCCGCGCGTCTTATGGCAATCATTCCTGCCGATTTGGAAGCGGGGACGTACTACATCGAAGTGCGCACGAAGATGGATACCAAAGGAAAAGCTCTTAAAACATTGAAAACGGGCAAATTCAACAAACCGCTTACCGTTACATAA
- a CDS encoding metal ABC transporter permease: protein MNKLMLFLLPPVFRGFIALIVSGAVFPLCGVTIIRLNLIPLRYMLMHGVILGGAIALAFSLPLVPVTIAVNTILVLVMIKFTRNSSFGFGSSSAAVMVLGMAFASLLTHIADVPAKDTLDLLWGSPFALTNKDFAVLFILAVIIAVYLAINLKNVLALFYNAEVASSLGINVRFHYTLMVLIIAFTVALAIKLLGAFLIDALLILPVLFAASLLKKSHGIKRLFAFSSVSGLAFAVAGYFLAVVLDLPPGATIAVIASLAYAVSLTVK, encoded by the coding sequence ATGAATAAACTGATGCTTTTTTTACTTCCGCCCGTTTTCAGAGGATTTATCGCATTGATAGTTTCAGGTGCGGTATTTCCGCTGTGCGGAGTAACGATCATTCGTCTTAATCTTATTCCGCTCCGCTACATGCTTATGCACGGGGTTATCCTCGGCGGCGCCATAGCCTTGGCTTTTTCTCTTCCGCTTGTGCCGGTTACGATAGCTGTAAATACCATACTTGTGCTTGTGATGATAAAATTCACAAGAAACAGCTCTTTCGGCTTCGGTAGTTCCAGCGCAGCCGTCATGGTATTGGGAATGGCTTTCGCTTCGCTTTTGACGCACATTGCAGACGTTCCGGCAAAGGATACTTTAGATCTTTTATGGGGAAGCCCTTTCGCTCTGACAAACAAAGATTTTGCAGTCCTTTTCATTCTCGCCGTTATTATTGCGGTTTATTTGGCGATCAATTTAAAAAACGTTTTGGCGTTGTTTTATAACGCGGAGGTTGCAAGTTCTTTAGGCATAAACGTGCGTTTTCATTACACGTTGATGGTTTTAATAATCGCTTTTACCGTAGCGCTTGCGATAAAGCTTTTAGGTGCCTTTTTGATCGATGCGCTTTTGATCTTGCCCGTTCTTTTTGCGGCGTCGCTTTTAAAAAAGTCGCACGGAATAAAAAGGCTTTTTGCCTTCAGCAGTGTTTCAGGCCTTGCTTTTGCCGTTGCGGGATATTTTCTTGCAGTCGTACTGGATCTTCCTCCGGGGGCAACGATAGCCGTGATTGCAAGCCTTGCATACGCCGTCAGTTTGACCGTAAAATAA
- a CDS encoding OmpA family protein — translation MKQNRIFKAVFSALILYISAGLSLKAQNAALISSSCSIDWTKQEFSSQVLFNVEKAGINMPSGKNSALYRIALEMPKLIKDQLLSIFVDSYLQLGDTVLNEDITLEQLTRIIEDGKRTPGVFTDSSSVIRTNHLMDLRSISSLMVHHKIPYTAQEPIVQVPSRAFTGIIIDARGQLPVHGEFVKSSVHPCFFPRIWNDKMDLVYERNMTNSSNAKKNSIVAYNYSDDEKIYRDRIGVDPLRILARKVYGQNRTDPVISYNDALKILTVPENLKLLEEGRVVILLDKDNLIYDVKAPVKDELYYTALNTVRKLLYVDKVPDVEIYDTYKGILFQIDLKFYPDSPVLLPEEKERIAKVAQMLGDITKNNEFTILVEGHAAGIGRPLGEMQLSIERAKSVIESLLNFGLRKDLFSFQGYGSTQPIADNSTPEGRAQNRRVDITARPKATYIKRDWN, via the coding sequence ATGAAACAAAACCGCATTTTTAAGGCTGTCTTTTCGGCATTGATTTTATATATATCGGCAGGATTATCTCTTAAAGCGCAAAACGCCGCTCTCATCTCTTCAAGCTGTTCAATAGACTGGACTAAACAAGAATTTTCTTCACAGGTATTGTTCAACGTTGAAAAAGCCGGAATAAATATGCCGTCGGGTAAAAATTCCGCCCTTTACCGCATAGCCTTGGAAATGCCCAAGCTCATAAAGGATCAGCTCTTATCGATTTTTGTGGATTCTTATCTGCAGTTGGGAGATACGGTTTTAAACGAAGATATCACGCTTGAACAGCTCACAAGGATCATCGAAGACGGAAAAAGAACTCCGGGCGTTTTTACGGATTCGTCTTCCGTCATAAGAACAAATCACCTTATGGACTTGCGTTCCATATCCTCTCTCATGGTACACCATAAAATTCCGTACACTGCGCAAGAGCCCATAGTACAAGTTCCGTCGCGCGCATTTACGGGAATAATAATAGACGCGCGAGGCCAACTGCCCGTCCACGGTGAATTTGTAAAAAGCAGCGTACATCCCTGTTTTTTCCCAAGAATATGGAACGACAAAATGGATCTCGTCTACGAAAGGAACATGACGAACAGTTCAAATGCAAAAAAGAACAGTATCGTCGCATATAACTATTCCGACGATGAAAAAATCTACAGGGATAGGATCGGGGTCGATCCTCTTAGGATACTCGCCAGAAAGGTCTACGGACAAAACCGTACGGATCCCGTTATTTCATATAACGACGCGCTTAAAATTCTCACAGTTCCGGAAAATCTAAAACTGCTTGAAGAAGGAAGGGTTGTGATCCTTCTTGACAAGGACAATCTTATCTACGACGTAAAAGCTCCCGTAAAGGACGAACTGTATTATACGGCTTTAAACACCGTTCGAAAGCTTCTTTACGTGGACAAGGTGCCCGACGTTGAAATTTACGACACCTACAAGGGAATTTTATTTCAAATCGATTTGAAATTTTATCCCGACTCTCCCGTTCTCTTGCCTGAAGAAAAAGAGCGCATCGCAAAGGTAGCGCAGATGCTCGGCGACATAACCAAAAACAACGAATTTACGATCCTTGTGGAAGGCCACGCTGCGGGCATAGGACGCCCATTGGGAGAAATGCAGCTTTCCATAGAGAGAGCAAAATCGGTGATCGAATCGCTTCTAAATTTCGGACTTAGGAAAGATCTGTTCAGCTTTCAGGGATACGGAAGCACTCAGCCCATAGCAGACAATTCCACGCCGGAAGGCCGAGCCCAAAACCGCAGAGTCGACATAACCGCCCGTCCCAAAGCGACTTATATAAAGCGCGACTGGAACTGA
- a CDS encoding leucine-rich repeat protein, with amino-acid sequence MKHKVKTFLFIGLALIALFGMTACPNNAGGNGGTPPAPTPKHTVTFSVEGSPANGTLKAKADGIAETATSPINVEQGKTVTFTAAPDSGYRVKGWTLDGTAVNGTNDSYMLSITKAVNVKVSFERNTTPPPVPVSYSITFSVEGGNGTLKAKADGIAETETSPINVEQGKTVTFTANPDSGYKVKEWQIFGTGMVFEAGTGTAGNNTAQVNLQADLTVKVSFEVLPPGEASYTVKHYQEGTDGNYPAEPTESENKSGTSGDPVVYTPKIGGAYDGFTYKSNLTEINGTVQENGTIAADGSTVVKLYYERNTVNVTFKLAGGNIAGNATDVVKSGKYGTALEVPADPVKADSVFKGWTPALPATPVFPAANAEYTANWALLYTIDFGVDGANGTLTAKVDGSGIGSGNKVEQGKTVEFTAKPGANFAVDKWTNGGSDIPEAGANETYNHTVTANANIKVKFKYAGADLTLDKRDVTKNKGETFLYRLVTAGSGSYTAVPEQADIISLDTSNLNSHGNIKITFSKVGTTRIKVTDTLSGQTDFSGTITVKPSAFIPDYFAEAGVRYHVTDRTALKVSVTANTDSGNSTEYTGTTLAIPKEVIHDGETYTVTDIEAPYRWGDTLQEVTVAADNTYLSSVDGVIFNGDKSILRWYPKGKPGTVYTVPLSVKTLATDSFRNVSALQTISLPDGLKRIEEKAIFYCRNVQNLTLPDSLEYLGFNALKGIAITSLTVPQGITEISGIQNCSQLQTVDLPSQLTKLGWACFASCGALTTVTCRAATPPTIEARDHVFNNTPISSATLKVPAGTEGDYRTAEGWKDFGTIVAITP; translated from the coding sequence ATGAAACACAAAGTAAAAACATTTTTGTTTATCGGTTTAGCGCTTATTGCGCTCTTTGGCATGACCGCCTGCCCGAACAACGCGGGCGGGAACGGGGGCACCCCGCCCGCTCCCACGCCCAAGCACACCGTAACATTCAGCGTTGAAGGCTCACCGGCGAACGGCACGCTTAAAGCAAAGGCGGACGGCATTGCGGAAACGGCAACAAGCCCCATAAACGTCGAACAAGGCAAAACCGTAACTTTTACCGCGGCGCCTGATTCGGGCTATCGGGTAAAGGGCTGGACGCTTGACGGTACGGCTGTAAACGGCACGAACGATTCTTATATGCTGAGCATTACCAAAGCGGTAAACGTGAAAGTGAGCTTTGAAAGAAATACCACACCGCCGCCCGTGCCCGTATCGTACAGCATAACGTTCAGCGTAGAAGGCGGAAACGGCACGCTTAAAGCAAAGGCGGACGGCATTGCGGAAACGGAGACGAGCCCCATAAACGTCGAGCAGGGCAAAACCGTAACCTTTACGGCAAATCCCGACTCCGGTTACAAAGTAAAGGAGTGGCAGATATTCGGCACGGGAATGGTGTTTGAAGCGGGTACGGGAACTGCGGGAAACAACACGGCGCAGGTAAATCTTCAAGCCGATCTTACCGTAAAGGTGAGCTTTGAAGTGCTTCCGCCCGGCGAAGCTTCGTATACGGTAAAGCACTATCAAGAAGGAACGGACGGGAACTATCCTGCAGAGCCGACGGAAAGCGAAAATAAAAGCGGCACATCGGGAGACCCCGTCGTATACACGCCGAAAATCGGCGGAGCCTACGATGGCTTTACCTACAAATCGAACCTCACCGAAATAAACGGAACCGTACAGGAAAACGGCACGATAGCCGCCGACGGCAGTACCGTTGTAAAACTCTATTACGAGCGCAATACGGTGAACGTAACCTTTAAACTTGCAGGCGGTAACATTGCAGGCAATGCGACCGATGTCGTAAAATCCGGCAAATACGGCACAGCTTTGGAAGTTCCCGCCGATCCCGTAAAAGCGGATTCCGTTTTTAAAGGATGGACACCCGCACTGCCTGCAACTCCGGTCTTCCCCGCTGCAAATGCGGAATATACCGCAAACTGGGCGCTGCTTTATACTATCGATTTCGGCGTGGACGGTGCGAACGGCACACTTACGGCAAAAGTTGACGGCAGCGGAATCGGTTCGGGCAATAAAGTGGAACAGGGCAAAACCGTCGAGTTTACCGCAAAGCCTGGTGCCAATTTTGCCGTAGACAAGTGGACAAACGGCGGCAGCGACATACCCGAAGCGGGAGCGAACGAAACGTACAACCACACGGTAACGGCGAATGCGAACATCAAAGTAAAGTTCAAATATGCGGGAGCAGACCTCACGCTGGACAAGCGGGACGTTACCAAAAATAAGGGGGAAACTTTTCTTTACAGACTGGTAACGGCAGGCTCGGGCAGTTACACGGCTGTTCCCGAACAGGCGGACATCATCTCGCTCGATACGTCGAATTTGAACAGTCACGGCAACATCAAAATAACTTTCAGCAAAGTCGGTACAACGCGCATAAAGGTAACCGACACGCTAAGCGGACAGACCGACTTTTCGGGTACCATTACCGTAAAGCCTTCCGCCTTTATACCCGACTACTTTGCAGAAGCCGGCGTGCGCTACCATGTAACGGATAGAACCGCTCTAAAGGTGAGCGTAACCGCCAATACTGATTCAGGGAATTCTACGGAGTACACGGGAACAACGCTTGCCATACCGAAAGAGGTTATCCACGACGGCGAAACCTACACGGTAACGGATATAGAAGCTCCCTACAGATGGGGAGATACGCTGCAAGAGGTAACGGTCGCAGCCGATAACACCTACCTTTCTTCAGTAGACGGCGTTATCTTTAACGGCGATAAAAGCATACTGCGCTGGTATCCGAAGGGTAAACCGGGCACCGTTTACACCGTTCCTTTAAGCGTAAAGACATTGGCAACCGATTCTTTTAGAAATGTTTCCGCACTGCAAACCATAAGTCTGCCTGACGGCTTAAAGCGTATTGAAGAAAAAGCGATTTTCTACTGCAGAAACGTGCAAAATCTTACGCTGCCTGATTCACTTGAATATCTGGGATTTAACGCGTTGAAAGGTATAGCAATCACTTCGCTTACCGTACCGCAAGGGATAACGGAGATTTCAGGGATTCAGAACTGTTCTCAGCTGCAGACGGTAGATTTGCCGTCACAGCTTACTAAGTTGGGCTGGGCATGCTTTGCCAGCTGTGGTGCCCTGACAACGGTAACGTGCAGAGCGGCAACCCCGCCGACTATTGAGGCACGCGACCACGTGTTTAATAACACGCCCATCAGTTCCGCAACGCTTAAAGTGCCCGCCGGCACCGAAGGCGATTATCGAACCGCAGAAGGCTGGAAAGACTTCGGCACGATTGTGGCAATAACGCCGTAA
- a CDS encoding MATE family efflux transporter, with protein sequence MQRSNEDEIRRIKHKKMTQTPVPKLVLKMAVPTIISMMVSSIYNMADTFFMGRISASATAAVGIIFSLMAIIQGAAFFFGHGSGNYISRRLGAKDPENASKMAADGVYLGMVFGVVICVVGLCLLKPLALFFGATQTVLPYAMDYMGIILIGSPFIISGFILNNQLRFQGSAFFAMLGIASGAVLNIVLDPIFIFVFNLGIRGAALATIISQFISFCILVLGTVKKSSVSISVKYFSLSKEKIFAMFQGGTPSLARNILASVSMIVLNRAVSVYGDEALAAMSIVQRFSFMMLAVVLGLGQGFQPVCGFNYGASLYSRVRQAFLFCVGVGTAFYGVVLITGFTAADLIVGVFCNNDPGVLQLGVKIMHIYWSTCLLIPFVVISSMLLENINHYKSATFAAMSRQGLFMIPCLMIFPRLFGFTGIIVCQPISDILCFAAILFLVAPVLKKFKET encoded by the coding sequence ATGCAAAGATCGAATGAAGATGAAATACGGCGCATAAAACACAAAAAGATGACGCAGACGCCGGTTCCTAAACTTGTACTTAAGATGGCCGTTCCGACGATTATAAGCATGATGGTGTCGTCGATATACAATATGGCCGATACGTTTTTTATGGGCAGGATAAGCGCCAGCGCAACGGCGGCCGTAGGTATCATTTTTTCTTTGATGGCCATAATACAGGGAGCCGCTTTTTTTTTCGGACACGGCAGCGGGAATTATATTTCGCGCCGTCTCGGCGCTAAAGATCCTGAAAACGCTTCTAAAATGGCTGCGGACGGCGTTTACTTAGGCATGGTCTTCGGCGTTGTGATATGCGTCGTCGGGTTATGCTTGCTTAAACCGCTGGCGCTTTTTTTCGGAGCGACTCAAACCGTTTTGCCGTATGCGATGGACTATATGGGCATAATTCTCATAGGTTCGCCTTTTATCATAAGCGGCTTTATTTTGAACAATCAGCTGCGTTTTCAGGGGAGCGCTTTTTTTGCGATGCTCGGCATTGCCTCCGGCGCCGTTTTAAATATCGTTTTGGATCCTATTTTTATCTTTGTTTTTAATCTCGGCATCCGTGGAGCCGCATTGGCGACTATAATAAGCCAGTTCATAAGTTTTTGCATACTTGTATTGGGAACCGTAAAAAAATCTTCCGTTTCCATAAGTGTAAAATATTTTTCGCTTTCAAAAGAAAAAATCTTTGCCATGTTTCAAGGGGGCACGCCGAGTCTTGCGCGGAACATCCTTGCAAGCGTTTCAATGATCGTATTGAACCGGGCGGTAAGTGTCTACGGAGATGAAGCCTTAGCCGCCATGTCCATAGTTCAGCGTTTTTCTTTTATGATGCTCGCCGTTGTTTTGGGACTGGGACAGGGTTTTCAGCCCGTATGCGGTTTTAACTACGGCGCGTCTCTTTATTCCCGCGTAAGGCAGGCTTTTTTATTCTGTGTGGGCGTGGGGACCGCTTTTTATGGGGTTGTCTTGATTACGGGTTTTACCGCTGCCGATCTGATTGTAGGGGTGTTTTGCAATAACGATCCGGGAGTTTTGCAACTCGGCGTTAAAATCATGCACATATATTGGAGCACGTGCCTTCTCATACCTTTTGTAGTGATTTCAAGTATGCTGCTTGAAAATATAAATCACTATAAATCGGCTACGTTTGCGGCAATGTCGCGGCAGGGGCTTTTTATGATTCCATGTCTGATGATTTTTCCCCGTTTATTCGGTTTTACGGGAATTATTGTTTGCCAGCCGATTTCGGACATACTGTGTTTTGCAGCGATTTTGTTTTTGGTCGCTCCCGTCCTAAAAAAGTTCAAAGAGACTTAA
- a CDS encoding prephenate dehydrogenase: MKKLKDLNYGFIGLGLMGGSLAKAVREKILNVPNANGKIFAADINSGSLNLAVQDKIIDKGYDISAADTMLESCDLVYICLYPHATLDFLKTHKNDFKPGTVITDISGVKSFILENKADFVRSDTDFIPGHPMAGGEKEGFSNSSGAFFQNRNYILMPQKENRSENLELIRKLIRAMGFKHIIETDHIIHDHKIAFTSQLCHIIASSLVDSAEDDKITAFGGGSYEDLTRIAMINAPLWTELFLSNKRELLNHITAFEKSLSNLKDAIEKGDGNKIENILSRVRSKRLAMSCIDSTV; the protein is encoded by the coding sequence ATGAAAAAACTTAAAGATCTTAATTACGGATTTATAGGGCTCGGACTTATGGGCGGCTCTCTCGCAAAGGCCGTGCGGGAAAAAATACTGAACGTTCCGAACGCAAACGGAAAAATCTTCGCCGCAGACATAAACAGCGGTTCCCTTAACCTGGCCGTGCAGGATAAAATCATAGACAAGGGGTATGACATATCCGCCGCAGATACTATGCTTGAAAGCTGCGATTTGGTATACATATGCCTTTATCCGCACGCAACCCTTGATTTTTTAAAAACACATAAAAACGATTTTAAACCGGGAACCGTAATAACCGACATAAGCGGAGTAAAATCCTTCATACTTGAAAATAAGGCCGATTTTGTACGAAGCGATACGGATTTTATTCCGGGGCATCCCATGGCCGGCGGTGAAAAAGAAGGCTTTTCCAATTCGTCAGGCGCATTTTTTCAAAACCGCAACTACATCCTCATGCCCCAAAAAGAAAACCGTTCTGAAAATCTGGAGCTCATAAGAAAACTTATCCGCGCTATGGGATTTAAACACATAATAGAGACGGATCACATTATCCACGATCATAAAATAGCCTTTACATCGCAGCTATGCCATATTATCGCCTCGTCGCTTGTGGACAGTGCGGAAGACGACAAAATCACAGCCTTCGGCGGTGGAAGCTATGAAGATCTTACGCGCATCGCAATGATCAACGCTCCTTTGTGGACTGAACTTTTTCTTTCAAATAAGAGAGAGCTTTTAAACCACATAACTGCTTTTGAAAAATCTCTTTCGAATCTAAAAGATGCGATTGAAAAAGGAGACGGAAATAAGATTGAAAATATACTCAGCCGCGTCCGCTCAAAACGACTCGCCATGTCTTGTATTGACAGTACCGTATAG
- a CDS encoding DUF1893 domain-containing protein, with product MNFENEPYLSRLPEDKTLCVYNSSSLIFSNSGKWLMPLFELEKFLKIYLGPKDNLCAHDTAVGKAAAVLMARMGIKKIHADIGSRLAERYIAELNDGVDEKEKISFSCGIKVDRLLCATEDLFESLYDSDEIYMQLRRRARLVQGVEARVENISSNYGFINDLSFTVPAGGRLMVAGENGAGKTTLLKILCGLIRPKSGEVFIDGKTPSLLPKRTIGYIPQQTDNTEFSLSVEEVVSLGIGRASVKNREAVIRRSLERTGALGLINRSYSSLSGGEKQKVSLARCLAQDAKLLLLDEPTAALDAENRKMVTDILHSLSVSEIPTIIIVTHDKELLKMHGWQTLVLERPGD from the coding sequence ATGAATTTTGAGAATGAGCCTTATCTTTCGCGTCTGCCGGAAGACAAGACTCTCTGCGTATATAATTCATCCTCTCTTATTTTTTCAAACAGCGGAAAATGGCTTATGCCGCTTTTCGAACTGGAGAAGTTTTTAAAAATTTATTTAGGGCCAAAGGACAATCTTTGCGCTCACGATACCGCCGTCGGAAAGGCGGCGGCAGTCCTTATGGCACGCATGGGAATTAAAAAAATACATGCGGACATAGGCAGCAGGCTTGCCGAACGGTATATTGCAGAATTGAACGACGGAGTTGATGAAAAAGAAAAAATAAGTTTTTCCTGCGGAATTAAAGTAGATCGGCTTTTATGTGCGACGGAGGATCTGTTTGAAAGTCTGTATGACAGCGACGAAATATACATGCAGCTTCGCCGGAGGGCGAGGCTTGTGCAGGGCGTTGAAGCGCGTGTTGAAAATATTTCATCGAATTACGGTTTTATAAACGATTTGTCGTTTACGGTTCCTGCAGGAGGCCGCCTAATGGTTGCCGGTGAAAACGGAGCGGGAAAGACAACCCTTTTAAAAATTTTGTGCGGCCTCATCCGTCCTAAATCGGGGGAAGTTTTTATTGACGGAAAAACACCTTCGCTTTTACCCAAACGCACGATAGGATATATTCCGCAACAGACGGACAATACGGAATTCAGTCTAAGCGTTGAAGAAGTCGTATCTTTAGGGATCGGCCGCGCTTCCGTGAAAAACCGTGAAGCCGTAATCCGAAGATCGCTTGAAAGAACAGGAGCTTTAGGCCTTATTAATCGAAGCTATTCCAGTTTAAGCGGCGGAGAAAAACAAAAGGTTTCCCTTGCGCGCTGTTTGGCGCAGGACGCGAAATTGCTTTTGCTGGACGAACCTACCGCCGCCTTGGACGCGGAAAACCGTAAAATGGTTACGGACATACTCCATTCGCTTTCCGTCTCCGAAATTCCTACGATAATAATCGTAACGCATGACAAAGAGCTTTTAAAAATGCACGGATGGCAAACTCTCGTGCTGGAGAGGCCCGGAGACTGA
- a CDS encoding metal ABC transporter solute-binding protein, Zn/Mn family, whose product MKKIMLIASFVTAMFCVFAEVKTSQNTRTAVPRVVASTSWTAAFADIAGADNVEIIAPANLRHPPEYEVTVSDIQKILDCDFFIYAGFERMMKTLGGVTESSKMIKILSDNSVSTVTSETKKIAEILHTEGENEKRLKAYVKTIEDGKAEVQKKDLNKLKVLCNKHQIYLARELGFEVDDVFGPGPVTAMQIAKAKDGGYALIIDNIHNPQGKALVEVLPNAKYVVWRNFPERVERNALLNVVQKNIDSLLKAFK is encoded by the coding sequence ATGAAAAAAATTATGCTGATCGCAAGCTTTGTCACAGCCATGTTTTGTGTTTTCGCGGAAGTGAAAACTTCTCAAAATACCCGCACTGCCGTCCCGCGAGTGGTCGCTTCCACATCGTGGACGGCGGCCTTTGCCGATATCGCGGGAGCGGATAACGTTGAAATCATCGCTCCGGCGAACTTGCGCCATCCGCCGGAATACGAAGTTACGGTGAGCGACATTCAAAAGATTTTAGACTGTGATTTTTTTATCTATGCCGGATTTGAAAGAATGATGAAAACGCTCGGCGGCGTAACGGAAAGTTCTAAGATGATAAAAATTTTAAGCGACAATTCCGTTTCGACGGTTACAAGCGAAACAAAAAAGATCGCGGAAATTTTACATACCGAAGGCGAAAATGAAAAACGCCTTAAAGCCTATGTAAAGACGATCGAAGACGGAAAAGCGGAAGTCCAAAAAAAAGATTTGAATAAATTAAAGGTGCTGTGCAATAAACATCAAATTTATCTTGCACGGGAACTCGGATTTGAAGTGGATGATGTGTTCGGCCCCGGCCCGGTAACCGCGATGCAGATTGCAAAGGCAAAGGACGGCGGTTACGCGCTGATAATCGACAATATACATAATCCGCAGGGGAAGGCGCTTGTCGAGGTTTTGCCTAACGCCAAATATGTCGTCTGGCGGAATTTTCCCGAACGGGTAGAAAGAAATGCGCTCCTTAACGTTGTGCAAAAAAACATCGATTCGCTTTTAAAAGCGTTCAAATAG